The Scylla paramamosain isolate STU-SP2022 unplaced genomic scaffold, ASM3559412v1 Contig5, whole genome shotgun sequence genome contains a region encoding:
- the LOC135096619 gene encoding uncharacterized protein LOC135096619: MEERNQHPISPSATSDTPLRPLRGLAGGTCRQVFSTDSRDYQTHFQRDQETEIFLEEEEEEEEEEEEEVGKEEKKEEENEEDKEEEKVVGKEKEKEEENEQEKVVGKEKEKEEENEEEYIGIHRKDE, from the exons ATGGAGGAGCGGAACCAGCACCCAATCTCACCTTCAGCCACGTCTGACACACCTCTGCGACCCTTGCGAGGCCTGGCAGGTGGCACCTGTCGCCAGGTGTTCTCCACCGACTCTAGAGACTATCAGacgcacttccagagagaccaagaaactgaaatattcCTT gaggaggaggaggaggaggaggaggaggaggaggaggaggtgggaaaagaggagaaaaaggaagaggagaacgaggaggacaaggaggaggaaaaggtggtgggaaaagagaaggaaaaggaagaagagaacgagcaGGAAAAGGTggtgggaaaagagaaggaaaaggaagaagagaacgaggaggaatacataggaatacataggaaagacGAGTGA